The genomic DNA TAAGATTGAGGCAATAATAATAGAAGGTAAGGTATTGCCTCCTTTAAACATTGGGAAAAAGTTACCCACTGCGGACATGAGCAACGTCGCATAAGCCACATTGCCTAAAAAGGCAGCAAACCAATAGCCCCAAGCACTTGAAAAGCCAATAAAATCACCAAATCCTGCCTGGGCATAACTGTAAATCCCACCATCTAAGTCGTGGCGCTCATTAGTTAAGTTCTGAAAGACAAAGGCAAGCGAAATCATGCCGACTGCTGTAATTAACCATCCAATAATGATGGCCAATCCGCCAGCTTCTTTACCCATATCTGAAATGATGTTAAATGCACCGCCACCAATCATCGAGCCAATGACTAAACCAATTAAGGAGGTTTTATTTAATTTGTTTTCATCTGTTCCACCCATATGTCATGTCTCCTTTAGATAGATTAAAAAGCCCAGTACAAAACTTATTTTAAAATATAATAATAGTATTTTATTATGATAAGAATCACTGGGCTTTTTATCATATCATATCTATTGAATTAACCTAGCGTTGCAGCCATTACAGCTTTAATGGTATGCATGCGGTTTTCAGCTTGATCAAACACTTTCGCATGTTTGCTTCTAAAGATTTCATCTGTCACTTCCATTTCAGACAAACCATATTCATCTTTAATTTTTTGACCATATTCTGTATTTGTGTCGTGGAAAGCAGGTAAACAGTGTAAGAAAATTGTGCTGTCTTTACCTGTTTTGTCAAATAAAGCTTTGTTCACTTGATAATCTTTTAGTAATTTAATACGAGATTCAAATTCACTTTCTTCACCCATTGAAACCCAGACGTCAGTATAAATAACGTCAGCACCTTTTACGCCTTCATCAATATTATCGGTAATTGTGACTGAACCGCCATCTTGTTTTGCACGACGTTCAGCAATATCAATATAATCTTGAGAAGGGAATAAAGATTTAGGAGAGCAGATGGTAACATCGACACCTAACATTGGCCCTGCGACAAGTAGTGAATTTGCGACATTATTGCGTCCATCGCCGACGTATGTGAGTTTTATACCGTCTAAATGTCCAAAGTTTTCTTTGATTGTCATATAGTCTGCTAACATTTGTGTTGGGTGCCAAGCATCAGTGAGTCCGTTCCATACAGGGACACCTGAAAATTCTGCTAATGCTTCCACTGTATCTTGAGAAAAGCCGCGGAACGCAATACCGTCAAACATACGGCCCAATACTTTTGCTGTATCTTCGACAGATTCTTTTTTACCTAATTGAATGTCGTTTTTACCTAAAAATTCTGGATGTGCACCTAAATCGATTG from Staphylococcus schleiferi includes the following:
- the argF gene encoding ornithine carbamoyltransferase, which encodes MTDIQKPLDLKGRHLLKEDDFTKKEFSDLIDFAMTLKSYKQQGIPHRYLEGKNIALLFEKTSTRTRAAFTVASIDLGAHPEFLGKNDIQLGKKESVEDTAKVLGRMFDGIAFRGFSQDTVEALAEFSGVPVWNGLTDAWHPTQMLADYMTIKENFGHLDGIKLTYVGDGRNNVANSLLVAGPMLGVDVTICSPKSLFPSQDYIDIAERRAKQDGGSVTITDNIDEGVKGADVIYTDVWVSMGEESEFESRIKLLKDYQVNKALFDKTGKDSTIFLHCLPAFHDTNTEYGQKIKDEYGLSEMEVTDEIFRSKHAKVFDQAENRMHTIKAVMAATLG